One window from the genome of Candidatus Methylomirabilis sp. encodes:
- a CDS encoding SpoIIE family protein phosphatase: MRILIVDDDVDMRKLLLRTLQRWGYDVVPAADGVEAWEHLQDESISFVITDWIMPKLDGLGLCRRIREARFTRYIYIILLTAKNSKGELIEGMEAGADDFLIKPFNAGELKVRIRAGERIVKLESDLEEQNTKLQDAYSRIREDLDAAVKMQRGLLPSRQLTVPGFRFEWIFAPCHFVAGDIFNVFQLNEHQVGFYILDVAGHGIPAAMLSVTLSKVLSPISSQGGPLMRFIPDPPHYDIATPAEAIRALNQLFQSDDDAMHYFTMVYGIVDVRNARTILTQAGHPSPVYQPTGATAELLGTGGFPVGMLPDAQYDEQDLTLHPGDRLFLYSDGIPECTNQHGEHFSVNRLMALLEEWRDRPLRDVTAGIEQTLGRWRGSDEFEDDITLLALERV, encoded by the coding sequence ATGCGAATACTGATCGTTGACGATGACGTGGATATGCGGAAGCTACTTCTGCGAACCCTCCAACGATGGGGCTACGATGTCGTCCCTGCGGCCGATGGAGTGGAGGCGTGGGAGCATCTCCAGGACGAATCGATCAGTTTTGTGATCACCGACTGGATCATGCCGAAGCTGGACGGGTTAGGGCTCTGCCGCCGGATCAGGGAGGCGAGGTTCACGAGGTATATCTACATCATCCTCCTGACAGCCAAGAATTCAAAGGGTGAGCTCATCGAAGGAATGGAAGCCGGCGCCGACGATTTCTTAATCAAACCCTTTAATGCCGGGGAACTGAAGGTCAGGATCAGGGCAGGCGAACGGATCGTCAAGCTGGAAAGTGATCTGGAAGAGCAGAATACAAAATTACAGGATGCCTATTCCAGGATTCGCGAGGACCTTGATGCCGCGGTGAAGATGCAGCGAGGTCTCCTGCCAAGCCGTCAACTGACCGTCCCCGGGTTCAGGTTCGAATGGATATTCGCTCCCTGTCATTTCGTCGCGGGGGATATCTTTAATGTCTTTCAACTCAATGAACACCAGGTGGGCTTTTACATCCTTGACGTTGCCGGTCACGGGATTCCCGCGGCGATGCTGTCGGTCACGTTGAGTAAGGTCCTCTCCCCAATATCCAGTCAGGGCGGTCCATTGATGCGTTTCATCCCCGACCCGCCCCACTACGACATCGCAACGCCTGCGGAGGCTATCCGCGCCCTCAACCAACTGTTTCAGTCCGATGACGATGCCATGCACTACTTCACTATGGTCTATGGCATCGTAGACGTCAGAAACGCTCGGACCATTCTGACCCAGGCCGGCCATCCGTCCCCTGTCTATCAACCCACGGGGGCCACGGCTGAATTGCTGGGAACGGGGGGGTTTCCGGTGGGGATGTTGCCCGATGCACAGTACGACGAACAAGACCTCACCCTCCATCCCGGCGACAGGCTCTTCTTGTACTCCGACGGCATCCCTGAATGTACCAATCAGCATGGAGAACATTTTTCCGTCAACCGTCTCATGGCCCTTTTGGAAGAGTGGCGAGACCGTCCGTTACGGGACGTAACGGCGGGTATAGAGCAGACGCTGGGACGCTGGAGGGGCAGTGATGAGTTCGAAGATGATATTACCCTTCTGGCGCTTGAGAGGGTGTAG
- a CDS encoding response regulator: MQRSSPPSSFLSLKNIIVVPLLVTSIVMVALSMWVTHMWQVRAILFTVILLTSLVAWALLQRLVLRPVTAIRAAMDARTAGEATAYAPVSAVDELGRLASSLNEMLNALAESEAKFRGLVNAAPDAILLVNRAGRIVLANEEAERLFGYTQQELLGAPLEMLVPERFRSQHATQRAAYLTAPVTRPMGVGLELYGVRKDGREFPVDIKLSYYPTKDGGIAMSAIRDITARKQAEAQLHLQDIALEAAANGIMITDREGTIIWVNSAVTQLTGYTAQELLGRNSRLLKSGQHDTAFYQHIWATILAGEVWHGEMINRRKDGDLYTEEQTIAPVRDSRGQITHFIAVKQDITARKQTDADLIAAHADLAELYETTKDHAARWEALFTLSRLLNRSLELDEVFGTFAQAVESYVRYDRLGVVLPEGDHLKVAYSVANPPLAAYQGQSWPMTNDTAIEWMLTHGEPRLVRDLVKEARFRDEMYLVQEGVRSSLELPLLVGGEVLGVFFLDSLTAETYSSRDIERLLPLADQVGIVVKHSRLYNSVQRHAEELRREVEERKRAEAELQQAKSSAETANRAKSDFLAKMSHEIRTPLNAIMGMTDLTLDTALTTEQREFLQMVQSSSEALLTVINDILDLSKIEAGQMAVEEVGFHLREVVEGVAEVLSIRAQKKGLELTCYVDPTLPSRVRGDPTRLRQVLVNLVGNAIKFTERGEVALQVEQTKVESPGRVGLHIVVADTGIGIPRHQQARIFDPFAQADATTTRRFGGSGLGLSISKALVELMGGRIWVESEVGKGSTFHCELVVSVAEPEAETVRVEGEVYPDLRDAAVLVVDDNPTNRLILRRTLHAWGTSVTEAAGGEEALALLRAPQARFQIVILDYQMPDMDGVAVARAIRQDSRLQGIKLVMLSSWEGLPAATKEELGITVVLTKPVKQSKLFDVLIGLLRRTEEATAPVEPAIPEVRRPTIQRHILLVEDNVDNQVLVRTILEKAGYWVVIAENGAAAVNAVRQARYDLILMDIQMPGMDGFEATQAIRVWEREHNVGRAPIIAMTAHAVEGYREQCLTKGMDDYLAKPLKKDLMLATVAHHLAGLEGAGAKAAPEGRMREVEMGEQTTVVYVDEELADLIPEFLENRRRDVEQITRLVQAGNYEELTRLGHTMKGVGGSYGFIEISEIGRGIEEAGARGDQQAITTLCERLAAYLAGITVKVQQQT, from the coding sequence ATGCAGCGAAGTTCGCCTCCCAGCTCATTCCTTTCCCTCAAGAACATCATCGTCGTACCGCTGCTCGTGACCAGTATCGTCATGGTGGCACTGAGCATGTGGGTAACTCACATGTGGCAGGTGCGCGCCATCCTGTTTACGGTCATCCTGCTGACCTCACTTGTAGCCTGGGCACTACTACAGCGACTGGTTCTGCGTCCAGTCACCGCCATTCGAGCGGCGATGGATGCCCGCACGGCTGGTGAGGCGACTGCCTACGCCCCGGTGTCGGCCGTTGACGAGCTCGGCCGTCTGGCCAGTTCTCTGAATGAGATGCTCAACGCCCTTGCCGAAAGCGAGGCCAAGTTTCGCGGACTGGTGAACGCTGCGCCGGACGCCATACTGCTCGTCAACAGGGCGGGACGCATCGTGCTCGCAAACGAGGAAGCGGAGAGGCTGTTCGGTTATACGCAGCAGGAGTTGCTGGGCGCGCCCCTTGAGATGCTGGTACCCGAACGTTTCCGCAGTCAGCACGCAACGCAGCGCGCAGCCTACCTTACCGCCCCTGTGACGCGGCCCATGGGGGTGGGCCTGGAACTATACGGCGTGCGCAAGGATGGACGTGAGTTTCCCGTTGACATCAAGCTGAGTTACTATCCCACCAAGGATGGCGGTATCGCTATGAGCGCGATCCGCGACATCACCGCCCGTAAGCAGGCAGAAGCTCAACTGCACCTGCAAGACATCGCACTGGAGGCGGCGGCCAACGGCATCATGATCACTGACCGAGAGGGGACGATCATCTGGGTCAATTCCGCTGTCACACAACTCACCGGCTACACAGCCCAGGAACTGCTCGGCCGAAATTCGCGCCTCCTCAAGTCAGGCCAGCACGACACCGCGTTCTACCAGCATATCTGGGCGACGATTCTCGCCGGAGAGGTCTGGCACGGGGAGATGATTAATCGGCGCAAGGATGGGGATCTCTACACCGAAGAGCAGACCATCGCCCCCGTCCGAGACAGCCGAGGTCAGATTACCCATTTCATCGCGGTCAAGCAGGACATCACCGCCCGCAAGCAGACAGACGCGGACCTGATAGCCGCCCACGCCGATCTGGCCGAGTTGTACGAGACGACAAAGGACCACGCCGCGCGGTGGGAGGCGCTCTTTACGCTGAGCCGACTGCTGAACCGATCACTCGAACTCGATGAGGTCTTCGGGACGTTTGCCCAGGCGGTGGAGTCCTACGTCCGGTATGATCGTCTGGGAGTGGTCCTCCCCGAAGGCGATCATCTCAAGGTAGCCTACTCCGTAGCGAATCCCCCACTCGCCGCCTACCAGGGCCAGAGCTGGCCAATGACAAACGATACGGCGATCGAGTGGATGCTCACCCACGGGGAGCCCCGGCTTGTGCGCGATCTGGTAAAGGAGGCCAGGTTCCGGGATGAGATGTATCTGGTGCAGGAGGGGGTCCGGTCCTCCCTTGAGCTTCCCCTCCTGGTTGGAGGAGAGGTGCTGGGGGTCTTCTTCCTCGATAGCCTGACGGCCGAGACCTACTCCTCGCGAGACATTGAACGCCTGCTCCCGTTGGCCGACCAGGTGGGCATTGTCGTCAAGCATAGTCGGCTGTACAACTCGGTGCAACGTCATGCCGAAGAGCTGAGGCGCGAGGTTGAAGAACGCAAGCGAGCAGAGGCCGAGCTCCAGCAGGCGAAGTCCTCCGCCGAAACGGCCAACCGCGCCAAGAGTGATTTTTTGGCCAAGATGAGCCACGAGATCAGGACCCCGCTCAACGCCATCATGGGCATGACGGATCTCACCCTCGACACCGCGCTCACTACGGAGCAGCGAGAGTTCTTGCAGATGGTACAGTCGTCCTCCGAGGCGCTGCTGACGGTCATTAATGATATCCTCGATCTCTCCAAGATTGAGGCAGGCCAGATGGCCGTTGAGGAGGTGGGCTTTCACCTGCGAGAAGTCGTGGAAGGTGTGGCCGAGGTCCTGAGCATCCGGGCCCAGAAAAAAGGGCTAGAGCTAACGTGCTATGTGGATCCCACGCTACCCTCGCGGGTTCGCGGCGACCCCACGCGTCTGAGGCAGGTGCTGGTGAACCTGGTGGGCAATGCCATCAAGTTTACGGAACGCGGCGAAGTGGCGCTTCAGGTCGAGCAGACGAAGGTCGAATCGCCTGGGCGAGTTGGGCTTCATATTGTGGTGGCCGATACCGGAATCGGCATTCCCAGGCATCAGCAGGCCAGAATCTTTGACCCGTTTGCTCAGGCGGATGCCACCACGACACGACGATTTGGGGGAAGTGGACTGGGGTTAAGTATCTCAAAGGCCCTCGTGGAGCTGATGGGCGGACGGATATGGGTGGAGAGCGAGGTCGGCAAGGGATCCACCTTCCATTGTGAGCTTGTGGTATCCGTGGCGGAGCCTGAAGCCGAGACAGTACGGGTGGAGGGAGAGGTGTATCCTGATCTGCGCGATGCGGCGGTGTTGGTGGTGGACGACAATCCGACCAATCGGCTCATCCTGCGCAGGACGCTGCACGCATGGGGCACCTCCGTAACGGAAGCGGCCGGGGGGGAGGAGGCCCTGGCGCTGTTGCGCGCCCCGCAAGCCCGCTTTCAGATCGTCATCCTGGATTATCAGATGCCGGACATGGATGGGGTGGCCGTGGCGCGGGCAATCCGGCAGGACTCAAGACTTCAGGGAATCAAGTTGGTGATGCTCTCGTCCTGGGAGGGGCTACCAGCCGCCACAAAAGAGGAGCTGGGAATTACAGTAGTCCTGACCAAGCCGGTCAAGCAGTCGAAGCTCTTCGATGTGTTGATCGGACTGCTTCGAAGAACAGAGGAAGCGACGGCGCCGGTTGAACCGGCCATCCCGGAGGTGAGGCGCCCCACTATCCAGCGGCACATCCTGCTGGTCGAGGATAACGTGGATAACCAGGTTCTAGTGAGAACGATTCTGGAGAAGGCCGGGTACTGGGTCGTCATTGCGGAGAATGGGGCAGCAGCCGTAAACGCGGTACGGCAGGCTCGCTATGATCTCATCCTGATGGACATACAGATGCCTGGAATGGATGGATTTGAGGCGACACAGGCCATCAGGGTATGGGAACGCGAGCATAACGTGGGACGGGCGCCCATCATCGCAATGACAGCGCATGCGGTGGAAGGCTACCGGGAGCAATGCCTTACGAAGGGAATGGATGATTACCTCGCAAAACCACTGAAGAAGGATCTCATGCTTGCTACGGTAGCCCACCATCTGGCTGGTTTGGAGGGCGCGGGTGCGAAGGCTGCCCCGGAAGGTCGCATGAGAGAGGTGGAAATGGGGGAACAGACGACTGTTGTCTATGTTGATGAGGAACTGGCAGACCTGATTCCAGAGTTTTTAGAGAATCGGCGCCGGGATGTTGAACAGATCACACGGTTAGTCCAGGCAGGCAACTACGAGGAGCTTACGCGGTTAGGCCACACGATGAAAGGGGTCGGGGGCAGTTACGGGTTCATCGAGATCAGCGAGATAGGACGGGGAATCGAGGAGGCCGGCGCGCGAGGCGATCAACAGGCCATCACGACGCTGTGCGAGCGGCTGGCAGCGTATCTGGCGGGTATCACTGTAAAGGTCCAGCAGCAGACATAG
- a CDS encoding alpha-ketoacid dehydrogenase subunit beta produces MEITYLEAIRQALWEEMDRDERVFMLGEDIGVYGGAFKVTKGFLDKFGPERVIDTPLSESGFVGAAIGAALMGMRPVVEMQFSDFIACAFDQIVNMAAKHHYRIGEPVPMVIRAPYGGGIHAGPFHSQCPEAWFFHVAGLKLVAPSTPADAKGLLKAAIRDPNPVIYFEHKYLYRHIKGEVPEGDTIVPIGQAEVKRPGSTISVITYGAMLQQALAAAEQVLPEGIDLEIVDLRTLQPLDMSTIASSVKKTGRVMVVHEASKTGGIGGEIAARIAEELFQYLDAPIVRVAPPHTPVPFSPVLEEAYLPNSDTIAGKARALAGF; encoded by the coding sequence ATGGAAATCACCTATCTCGAAGCGATCCGCCAAGCCTTGTGGGAAGAGATGGACCGGGACGAGCGCGTCTTCATGCTTGGAGAGGACATCGGGGTCTACGGCGGCGCCTTCAAGGTGACAAAGGGATTCCTGGATAAGTTCGGGCCGGAGCGTGTCATCGATACGCCACTGTCCGAGTCGGGGTTCGTCGGGGCGGCGATCGGCGCGGCCCTCATGGGGATGCGGCCTGTCGTCGAGATGCAGTTTTCCGACTTCATTGCCTGTGCCTTTGACCAGATCGTCAACATGGCGGCCAAACATCACTACCGCATCGGTGAACCGGTCCCCATGGTGATTCGGGCGCCCTACGGCGGCGGCATCCACGCGGGGCCGTTCCATTCCCAGTGCCCCGAGGCGTGGTTCTTTCATGTGGCGGGCCTCAAGCTTGTGGCCCCCTCCACCCCTGCCGATGCCAAGGGCCTCCTGAAAGCGGCCATTCGCGATCCCAACCCGGTGATCTACTTTGAGCATAAGTACCTCTATCGTCACATCAAAGGGGAAGTGCCGGAGGGGGACACGATCGTACCAATCGGCCAGGCAGAGGTGAAAAGACCAGGCAGCACCATCAGCGTGATCACCTACGGCGCCATGCTCCAGCAGGCACTTGCAGCGGCGGAGCAAGTCCTGCCGGAAGGGATCGACTTGGAGATCGTAGACCTCCGGACACTTCAGCCCCTGGATATGTCTACGATCGCCTCCTCGGTCAAAAAGACCGGACGAGTGATGGTGGTGCATGAGGCGTCAAAGACCGGCGGCATTGGAGGCGAGATCGCGGCCCGGATCGCAGAGGAACTCTTCCAGTATCTGGATGCCCCTATCGTCCGTGTGGCGCCCCCCCATACCCCTGTCCCCTTCAGTCCGGTACTGGAGGAGGCGTACCTGCCCAATTCCGACACGATCGCCGGCAAGGCGCGAGCACTCGCTGGTTTCTGA
- a CDS encoding thiamine pyrophosphate-dependent dehydrogenase E1 component subunit alpha: MGVQQPTPAELLNIYYYLKLTRGLEQRVIMLYRQGKIVGGVYLGTGEEAIGVGSASALEPSDVIAPTHRDLGANLMKGITPKEYMAQYLAKQTGLTRGRDGNVHFGDITRGVIGFISPMADLLPVAAGVALAFKIRRERRVAAAFFGDGASSRGDFHEALNLAAVLKLPVVFICHNNQYAYSTPLSRQMAIDHIADRAKAYGMPGISVDGNDVLAVRNAVALAVARARMGEGPSLVEGKTMRMRGHAEHDDASYVPPALLEEWRARDPIDRFTAYLRDRKFLDDASAKAIDDRIAKEIEGAVLFAESSPLPNAKDLLDGVYAA, translated from the coding sequence ATGGGGGTTCAGCAGCCCACACCGGCCGAGTTACTGAATATCTATTACTACCTCAAGCTGACCCGCGGCCTGGAGCAGCGGGTCATTATGCTGTACCGACAGGGTAAGATCGTCGGTGGCGTCTACCTCGGCACAGGGGAAGAGGCCATCGGGGTGGGGAGCGCGTCCGCGCTCGAACCCAGCGACGTCATCGCCCCCACCCACCGGGATCTCGGCGCAAATCTCATGAAGGGCATCACGCCGAAGGAGTATATGGCCCAGTACCTGGCCAAGCAGACCGGACTGACCCGGGGACGGGACGGCAATGTTCATTTCGGTGATATCACACGGGGCGTCATCGGATTCATCAGCCCGATGGCCGACCTGCTGCCGGTGGCGGCAGGCGTCGCCCTCGCTTTTAAGATTCGGCGCGAGCGGCGAGTGGCAGCGGCCTTCTTCGGCGACGGGGCGTCCAGTCGCGGTGATTTCCACGAAGCGCTGAACCTCGCGGCGGTACTGAAACTGCCCGTCGTCTTCATCTGTCACAATAATCAGTACGCCTATTCTACCCCGCTCTCCCGTCAGATGGCTATCGATCATATTGCCGATCGCGCCAAGGCCTATGGGATGCCGGGCATCAGCGTGGATGGCAACGATGTGCTTGCCGTCCGCAACGCCGTCGCCCTGGCGGTCGCTCGCGCGAGAATGGGCGAAGGCCCTTCACTCGTGGAAGGCAAAACGATGCGGATGCGGGGTCATGCCGAGCATGACGACGCCTCGTATGTTCCGCCGGCCCTGCTCGAAGAGTGGCGAGCACGAGACCCGATCGATCGATTCACAGCGTATCTGCGGGACCGGAAGTTCCTCGACGACGCATCCGCCAAGGCGATCGACGACCGCATCGCGAAGGAGATCGAGGGGGCGGTCCTGTTCGCGGAATCAAGCCCGCTTCCGAACGCGAAGGACCTCCTCGATGGAGTGTACGCCGCTTAG
- a CDS encoding dihydrolipoamide acetyltransferase family protein → MPIEIIMPQMGESIAEGKVVTWLKKVGEPVAKDEPLVAISTDKVDVEIPSPADGVLAQIVVQEGVTALVGAVLAYIGEASHAGAVSPDRPVVGRQEGVQAATPAPEAAAPATHWFSPAVLELAKEHGVNLTQIRGTGADGRVTKKDLLGFIALRAQTAAPPPRAPLEPLPIAEDRILPISSMRKAIAEHMIRSQRTAAHVTQIHEVDMTAIDRYRQVHHDGFLKQIGITLTFLPFVVKAVADGLRAYPLINASFTREGIIVKHAINIGIAVALEEGLIVPVLREADKKSFLTLTKQLADLAVRARDKRLSLEEVHEGTFTVNNFGALGTMIGTPIIVQPQAAILGLGRVVKRPVVIDDAIVIRSMAYLCLSYDHRLIDGAYASAFLNHVRATLEGFDFSIVR, encoded by the coding sequence ATGCCCATTGAAATCATCATGCCCCAGATGGGCGAGAGCATTGCTGAGGGGAAAGTCGTCACCTGGCTGAAGAAGGTGGGGGAGCCCGTGGCCAAGGACGAGCCTCTCGTCGCCATCTCCACGGATAAGGTAGATGTTGAGATCCCCTCCCCTGCCGACGGGGTATTGGCCCAGATCGTCGTCCAGGAAGGGGTAACAGCGTTGGTCGGAGCCGTGCTGGCCTACATCGGCGAGGCTTCTCACGCCGGCGCGGTCTCGCCGGACAGGCCGGTGGTGGGGCGGCAGGAGGGAGTTCAGGCCGCTACGCCCGCACCAGAAGCTGCGGCTCCGGCAACACACTGGTTCTCACCTGCCGTCCTCGAGCTCGCCAAGGAGCACGGCGTGAACCTCACCCAGATAAGAGGAACCGGCGCAGATGGACGTGTGACCAAGAAAGATCTGCTCGGCTTTATCGCCCTCCGAGCGCAGACGGCTGCCCCGCCGCCCCGAGCACCCCTTGAACCGCTTCCCATTGCCGAGGACCGGATCCTCCCGATCAGCTCCATGCGAAAGGCCATCGCTGAGCATATGATCCGGAGCCAGCGGACCGCTGCTCACGTCACACAGATTCACGAGGTCGATATGACGGCTATCGACCGATACCGACAGGTACACCATGACGGCTTCCTCAAGCAGATCGGAATCACACTTACCTTTCTCCCCTTTGTCGTGAAGGCCGTCGCGGATGGCCTGCGGGCCTATCCGCTTATAAACGCCTCCTTCACTCGTGAGGGGATCATTGTCAAGCACGCGATCAATATCGGGATCGCCGTGGCCCTGGAGGAAGGTCTTATTGTCCCGGTGCTGCGGGAGGCAGATAAGAAGAGCTTTCTGACCCTGACGAAACAGTTAGCTGATCTGGCCGTACGGGCTCGCGACAAACGGCTCAGTCTGGAGGAGGTTCACGAAGGTACCTTCACGGTCAACAACTTCGGCGCGCTAGGGACCATGATCGGAACACCGATCATTGTTCAACCGCAGGCAGCCATCTTGGGCCTGGGTAGAGTGGTGAAGCGTCCGGTCGTGATTGACGATGCGATCGTCATCCGTTCGATGGCCTACCTCTGTCTCTCCTACGATCATCGTCTCATCGACGGCGCCTACGCCAGCGCCTTCCTCAACCACGTGCGGGCTACGCTCGAGGGATTTGATTTCTCCATCGTTCGCTAG